The following proteins are encoded in a genomic region of Burkholderia cepacia:
- a CDS encoding SDR family oxidoreductase: protein MATNLFDLTGKIALVTGASRGIGEEIAKLLAEQGAHVIVSSRKRDDCQAVADAIVAAGGRAEALACHVGRLEDIAATFEHVRGKHGRLDILVNNAAANPYFGHILDTDLAAYDKTVDVNIRGYFFMSVEAGKLMKEHGGGAIVNTASVNALQPGDRQGIYSITKAAVVNMTKAFAKECGPFGIRVNALLPGLTKTKFAGALFADKDIYETWKAKIPLRRHAEPREMAGTVLYLVSDAASYTNGECIVVDGGLTI from the coding sequence ATGGCAACGAATCTGTTCGACCTGACGGGCAAGATCGCACTGGTGACGGGCGCGAGCCGCGGTATCGGCGAGGAAATCGCGAAACTGCTCGCGGAGCAGGGCGCGCACGTGATCGTGTCGAGCCGCAAGCGCGACGACTGCCAGGCCGTGGCCGACGCGATCGTCGCGGCGGGCGGCCGCGCCGAGGCGCTGGCGTGCCACGTCGGGCGCCTGGAAGACATCGCCGCGACGTTCGAGCATGTCCGCGGCAAGCACGGGCGGCTCGACATCCTCGTGAACAACGCGGCCGCGAACCCGTATTTCGGGCACATCCTCGATACCGATCTCGCCGCTTACGACAAGACGGTCGACGTGAACATCCGCGGCTACTTCTTCATGTCGGTCGAGGCCGGCAAGCTGATGAAGGAGCACGGCGGCGGCGCGATCGTCAACACGGCGTCGGTGAATGCGCTGCAGCCGGGCGACCGGCAGGGCATCTACTCGATCACGAAGGCGGCCGTCGTCAACATGACGAAGGCGTTCGCGAAGGAGTGCGGGCCGTTCGGCATCCGCGTGAACGCGCTGCTGCCGGGGCTCACGAAGACGAAGTTCGCGGGCGCGCTGTTCGCCGACAAGGACATCTACGAGACGTGGAAGGCGAAGATCCCGCTGCGCCGCCACGCGGAACCGCGCGAAATGGCCGGCACCGTGCTGTACCTCGTGTCGGACGCGGCGAGCTACACGAACGGCGAATGCATCGTCGTCGACGGCGGCCTGACGATCTGA
- a CDS encoding phosphotransferase: MTNTPQQLDVARLTQYLEQHIPGFEGPVEAEKFAGGQSNPTFLLHAKSGRYVLRRQPPGELLKSAHAVDREFRVLSALSGTAVPVAHPYHLCEDRDVIGSLFYVMSFEDGRIFWDPALPELPKADRAVCYDALLQTMAALHDVDVDAVGLADYGRPGSYFERQIGVWTKQYRAAETERLDAMETLIDWLPKACPEDTGRPTLVHGDFRIDNLMFARDSYRVQAVLDWELSTLGNPLADLAYFCMCLRLPSAGDVPGLAGEDRDALGIPHEAQIVARYCELRGIEPIRDWHFYLAFSFFRLAAIAQGVKARALQGNASSTKARQVGEMAGRLAEMAVGVIDAHR, encoded by the coding sequence ATGACGAACACACCGCAGCAACTCGATGTCGCCAGGCTCACGCAGTATCTGGAACAACACATCCCCGGCTTCGAGGGGCCCGTCGAAGCGGAGAAGTTTGCCGGCGGCCAGTCGAATCCGACTTTCCTGCTGCATGCGAAGAGCGGCCGCTACGTGCTGCGCCGCCAGCCGCCGGGCGAACTGCTGAAATCCGCGCACGCGGTCGACCGCGAATTCCGCGTGCTGAGCGCGCTGTCGGGCACCGCGGTGCCGGTCGCGCATCCGTATCACCTCTGCGAAGACCGCGACGTGATCGGCAGCCTGTTCTACGTGATGAGCTTCGAGGACGGCCGGATCTTCTGGGATCCCGCGCTGCCGGAGCTGCCGAAGGCCGATCGCGCGGTGTGCTACGACGCGTTGCTGCAGACGATGGCCGCGTTGCACGACGTCGATGTCGACGCGGTGGGCCTCGCCGACTACGGCCGCCCCGGCAGCTATTTCGAACGCCAGATCGGCGTGTGGACGAAGCAGTACCGCGCGGCGGAAACGGAGCGCCTCGACGCGATGGAGACGCTGATCGACTGGCTGCCGAAGGCGTGCCCGGAGGACACGGGCCGGCCGACGCTGGTGCATGGCGATTTTCGGATCGACAACCTGATGTTCGCGCGCGACAGCTATCGCGTGCAGGCCGTGCTCGACTGGGAACTGTCGACGCTCGGCAACCCGCTCGCCGATCTCGCGTACTTCTGCATGTGCCTGCGGCTGCCGTCCGCCGGCGACGTGCCGGGGCTCGCGGGCGAGGATCGCGACGCGCTCGGCATCCCGCACGAAGCGCAGATCGTTGCGCGCTATTGCGAGCTGCGCGGCATCGAGCCGATCCGCGACTGGCATTTCTATCTCGCATTCAGTTTCTTCCGGCTCGCGGCGATCGCGCAGGGCGTGAAGGCGCGCGCGCTGCAGGGCAATGCGTCGAGCACGAAGGCGCGCCAGGTCGGTGAAATGGCCGGGCGCCTCGCCGAGATGGCCGTCGGCGTGATCGACGCGCATCGCTGA
- a CDS encoding histidine phosphatase family protein — MAELFLVRHGQASFGTDDYDRLSALGERQSVWLGEYFAQQGLAFDRVICGTMNRHAQTVDAILRGMGREDLGYDRHPGLNEYDFEGLFAAAAADYPELARLAAGSMKSHFRALRQVLQLWSEDKLSGPVPETWAHFQQRVADARAAIRHGGGRRVLTVSSGGPIAVTVQQVLAAPPSSAIALNLQIRNSSLSQFFFNADAFHLASFNGIPHLEDPERHALRTYG, encoded by the coding sequence ATGGCTGAACTTTTTCTGGTACGGCACGGGCAGGCGTCCTTCGGCACGGACGACTACGACCGGCTCTCCGCGCTCGGCGAACGGCAAAGCGTCTGGCTCGGCGAATACTTTGCGCAGCAAGGCCTGGCGTTCGACCGCGTGATCTGCGGCACGATGAACCGCCATGCGCAGACGGTCGACGCGATCCTGCGCGGGATGGGCCGTGAGGACCTCGGCTACGACCGCCATCCCGGCCTGAACGAATACGACTTCGAAGGGCTGTTTGCCGCGGCTGCCGCCGACTATCCGGAGCTCGCGCGGCTCGCGGCCGGCTCGATGAAGTCGCATTTCCGCGCGCTGCGGCAGGTGCTGCAGCTCTGGTCGGAGGACAAGCTGAGCGGGCCCGTTCCCGAGACCTGGGCGCACTTCCAGCAGCGCGTGGCCGATGCCCGCGCGGCCATCCGCCACGGCGGCGGCCGGCGCGTGCTGACGGTGAGCTCCGGCGGCCCGATCGCGGTCACCGTGCAGCAGGTGCTGGCCGCCCCGCCGTCGAGTGCGATCGCGCTGAACCTGCAGATCCGCAACAGCAGCCTTTCGCAGTTTTTCTTCAACGCCGATGCGTTCCACCTCGCGTCGTTCAACGGCATCCCGCATCTGGAGGATCCCGAACGACACGCGCTGCGAACCTACGGCTGA